The Megachile rotundata isolate GNS110a chromosome 11, iyMegRotu1, whole genome shotgun sequence genome includes a region encoding these proteins:
- the LOC100877496 gene encoding poly(A) RNA polymerase gld-2 homolog A isoform X3: MIIMGGQQANGQCPPVQTHTMHTHGASAFLQSEYLKYHSDTCAQNRHQMIQTGSCPVELLQLMGVEIPSLRRIDYIQSNNGMSPGQWQRRVNTSNNTPIIPSPHLTFRPNNNGLVKKSSWYNKISKRNSFRESFAKNEKYGSDSGFSSRSPTPNKYHIDSSQTESSDERDSVISSVEQSMKTLFCRKSHKIHSSNITNNRIMQYGIFSNTSTNQYYQHQKPVNYYPAAMSTSRIQVQTYQNKRRYHSGRNSPPPQRLQRNRKYMGLLAPNYNTFPRYGIAPDRFLARSHLVEVTHVPDELINGSIWDNLSKDVFSKFMVNQQTETIYRNKMMLWRYLYVYIKTAFPKYGLFLVGSTMNGFGSDNSDVDMCLLVRHTEMDQRNEAIGHLEQILKCLRRCEFIEQLELIQAKVPILKFHDSIQNLEVDLNCNNAVGIRNTHLLYCYSRIDWRVRPLVLVVKLWAQSQDINDAKNMTISSYSLVLMVIHFLQCGVNPPVLPCLHSLYEGKFSPHTDIHCIDIQEELDIPASVLRPKNRQSLGELFVEFFRYYVMFDFNQYAISIRLASKIPIEECRRARSYKNDPHQWKYLCIEEPFDLTNTARSVYDPDVFARIKQVFDCTYQNLKEYHDLSRIFVKMNSTSSYIVT; this comes from the exons ATGATA ATAATGGGAGGCCAACAGGCAAATGGACAGTGTCCCCCAGTTCAAACACACACGATGCACACTCATGGTGCAAGTGCATTTCTTCAATCTGAATATTTAAAGTATCACTCAGATACCTGTGCACAAAATAGACACCAAATGATACAG ACAGGATCTTGTCCAGTGGAATTACTGCAATTGATGGGTGTTGAAATACCTTCTCTAAGGCGTATAGATTATATACAATCAAATAATGGAATGTCTCCTGGACAGTGGCAAAGACGGGTGAATACATCAAATAATACACCTATTATACCCTCTCCACATCTTACTTTTAGGCCAAATAATAATGGTTTAGTAAAAAAATCAAGTTGGTATAACAAAATCAGCAAAAGAAATTCGTTTAGAGAATCATTTGCAAAGAATGAAAAGTATGGCAGTGATAGTGGTTTCAGTTCTCGATCTCCAACACCAAACAAGTATCACATTGATAGTAGTCAAACAGAAAGCTCAGATGAGCGAGATTCTGTAATTTCTTCAGTTGAACAAAGTATGAA AACATTATTTTGTAGAAAGTCACATAAAATACATTCAAGTAATATTACAAACAATAGAATAATGCAATAtggtatattttcaaatacttccACAAATCAATATTACCAACATCAAAAACCTGTTAATTATTATCCTGCTGCAATGTCAACATCTAGAATTCAAGTGCAAACTTATCAGAATAAGAGAAGATATCATTCAG GAAGGAATAGTCCACCTCCACAAAGATTgcaaagaaatagaaaatatatggGGTTATTGGCACCAAATTATAACACATTTCCTAGGTATGGAATTGCACCAGATCGATTCCTTGCTAGGTCACATTTAGTTGAAGTAACTCATGTACCGGATGAGTTGATTAATGGTTCAATTTGGGATAATTTATCGAAAGatgttttttcaaaatttatggtCAATCAACAAACTGAAACCATCTACAGAAATAAAATGATGCTTTGGAGATATCTTTATGTTTACATCAAG ACTGCATTTCCAAAATATGGATTGTTTCTGGTTGGATCTACAATGAATGGTTTTGGATCTGATAACAGTGACGTTGACATGTGTCTTTTAGTGAGGCATACAGAAATGGATCAAAGAAATGAAGCTATTGGACATTtagaacaaatattaaaatgtcttAGAAGATGTG AATTTATAGAACAACTGGAACTCATACAAGCAAAAGTACCAATCCTAAAGTTCCATGATTCTATACAAAATTTGGAAGTCGACTTAAATTGTAACAATGCTGTTGGTATTCGAAATACTCATTTGTTGTATTGCTATTCTCGAA TTGACTGGAGAGTGAGACCGTTGGTACTGGTAGTTAAACTTTGGGCTCAATCTCAAGATATTAACGATGCCAAGAACATGACAATATCTAGTTATTCGTTAGTTCTGATGGTTATCCATTTTTTGCAGT GTGGTGTTAATCCACCAGTTCTACCATGTTTGCATTCTCTCTACGAAGGTAAATTTTCACCGCACACGGACATACATTGTATAGATATCCAAGAAGAGTTAGACATTCCTGCCTCCGTACTTCGTCCTAAAAATCGACAATCATTAGGGGAGCTCTTCGTTGAATTTTTTCGATATTACGTGATGTTTGA TTTCAATCAGTACGCAATATCGATACGTTTGGCTAGTAAAATACCGATAGAGGAGTGTCGAAGAGCACGGTCTTATAAGAATGATCCCCATCAGTGGAAGTATTTATGCATCGAAG AACCGTTTGATTTAACCAACACTGCTAGATCAGTTTACGATCCAGACGTCTTTGCGAGAATCAAGCAGGTATTTGATTGTACATACCAAAACTTGAAAGAATATCACGACTTATCCAGGATATTTGTCAAGATGAATTCAACATCATCGTACATCGTGACGTAA
- the LOC100877496 gene encoding poly(A) RNA polymerase gld-2 homolog A isoform X1, with translation MYHTMYPPQIMVQIMGGQQANGQCPPVQTHTMHTHGASAFLQSEYLKYHSDTCAQNRHQMIQTGSCPVELLQLMGVEIPSLRRIDYIQSNNGMSPGQWQRRVNTSNNTPIIPSPHLTFRPNNNGLVKKSSWYNKISKRNSFRESFAKNEKYGSDSGFSSRSPTPNKYHIDSSQTESSDERDSVISSVEQSMKTLFCRKSHKIHSSNITNNRIMQYGIFSNTSTNQYYQHQKPVNYYPAAMSTSRIQVQTYQNKRRYHSGRNSPPPQRLQRNRKYMGLLAPNYNTFPRYGIAPDRFLARSHLVEVTHVPDELINGSIWDNLSKDVFSKFMVNQQTETIYRNKMMLWRYLYVYIKTAFPKYGLFLVGSTMNGFGSDNSDVDMCLLVRHTEMDQRNEAIGHLEQILKCLRRCEFIEQLELIQAKVPILKFHDSIQNLEVDLNCNNAVGIRNTHLLYCYSRIDWRVRPLVLVVKLWAQSQDINDAKNMTISSYSLVLMVIHFLQCGVNPPVLPCLHSLYEGKFSPHTDIHCIDIQEELDIPASVLRPKNRQSLGELFVEFFRYYVMFDFNQYAISIRLASKIPIEECRRARSYKNDPHQWKYLCIEEPFDLTNTARSVYDPDVFARIKQVFDCTYQNLKEYHDLSRIFVKMNSTSSYIVT, from the exons ATGTATCACACTATGTATCCACCACAAATAATGGTGCAGATAATGGGAGGCCAACAGGCAAATGGACAGTGTCCCCCAGTTCAAACACACACGATGCACACTCATGGTGCAAGTGCATTTCTTCAATCTGAATATTTAAAGTATCACTCAGATACCTGTGCACAAAATAGACACCAAATGATACAG ACAGGATCTTGTCCAGTGGAATTACTGCAATTGATGGGTGTTGAAATACCTTCTCTAAGGCGTATAGATTATATACAATCAAATAATGGAATGTCTCCTGGACAGTGGCAAAGACGGGTGAATACATCAAATAATACACCTATTATACCCTCTCCACATCTTACTTTTAGGCCAAATAATAATGGTTTAGTAAAAAAATCAAGTTGGTATAACAAAATCAGCAAAAGAAATTCGTTTAGAGAATCATTTGCAAAGAATGAAAAGTATGGCAGTGATAGTGGTTTCAGTTCTCGATCTCCAACACCAAACAAGTATCACATTGATAGTAGTCAAACAGAAAGCTCAGATGAGCGAGATTCTGTAATTTCTTCAGTTGAACAAAGTATGAA AACATTATTTTGTAGAAAGTCACATAAAATACATTCAAGTAATATTACAAACAATAGAATAATGCAATAtggtatattttcaaatacttccACAAATCAATATTACCAACATCAAAAACCTGTTAATTATTATCCTGCTGCAATGTCAACATCTAGAATTCAAGTGCAAACTTATCAGAATAAGAGAAGATATCATTCAG GAAGGAATAGTCCACCTCCACAAAGATTgcaaagaaatagaaaatatatggGGTTATTGGCACCAAATTATAACACATTTCCTAGGTATGGAATTGCACCAGATCGATTCCTTGCTAGGTCACATTTAGTTGAAGTAACTCATGTACCGGATGAGTTGATTAATGGTTCAATTTGGGATAATTTATCGAAAGatgttttttcaaaatttatggtCAATCAACAAACTGAAACCATCTACAGAAATAAAATGATGCTTTGGAGATATCTTTATGTTTACATCAAG ACTGCATTTCCAAAATATGGATTGTTTCTGGTTGGATCTACAATGAATGGTTTTGGATCTGATAACAGTGACGTTGACATGTGTCTTTTAGTGAGGCATACAGAAATGGATCAAAGAAATGAAGCTATTGGACATTtagaacaaatattaaaatgtcttAGAAGATGTG AATTTATAGAACAACTGGAACTCATACAAGCAAAAGTACCAATCCTAAAGTTCCATGATTCTATACAAAATTTGGAAGTCGACTTAAATTGTAACAATGCTGTTGGTATTCGAAATACTCATTTGTTGTATTGCTATTCTCGAA TTGACTGGAGAGTGAGACCGTTGGTACTGGTAGTTAAACTTTGGGCTCAATCTCAAGATATTAACGATGCCAAGAACATGACAATATCTAGTTATTCGTTAGTTCTGATGGTTATCCATTTTTTGCAGT GTGGTGTTAATCCACCAGTTCTACCATGTTTGCATTCTCTCTACGAAGGTAAATTTTCACCGCACACGGACATACATTGTATAGATATCCAAGAAGAGTTAGACATTCCTGCCTCCGTACTTCGTCCTAAAAATCGACAATCATTAGGGGAGCTCTTCGTTGAATTTTTTCGATATTACGTGATGTTTGA TTTCAATCAGTACGCAATATCGATACGTTTGGCTAGTAAAATACCGATAGAGGAGTGTCGAAGAGCACGGTCTTATAAGAATGATCCCCATCAGTGGAAGTATTTATGCATCGAAG AACCGTTTGATTTAACCAACACTGCTAGATCAGTTTACGATCCAGACGTCTTTGCGAGAATCAAGCAGGTATTTGATTGTACATACCAAAACTTGAAAGAATATCACGACTTATCCAGGATATTTGTCAAGATGAATTCAACATCATCGTACATCGTGACGTAA
- the LOC100877496 gene encoding uncharacterized protein LOC100877496 isoform X7, whose protein sequence is MYHTMYPPQIMVQIMGGQQANGQCPPVQTHTMHTHGASAFLQSEYLKYHSDTCAQNRHQMIQTGSCPVELLQLMGVEIPSLRRIDYIQSNNGMSPGQWQRRVNTSNNTPIIPSPHLTFRPNNNGLVKKSSWYNKISKRNSFRESFAKNEKYGSDSGFSSRSPTPNKYHIDSSQTESSDERDSVISSVEQSMKTLFCRKSHKIHSSNITNNRIMQYGIFSNTSTNQYYQHQKPVNYYPAAMSTSRIQVQTYQNKRRYHSGRNSPPPQRLQRNRKYMGLLAPNYNTFPRYGIAPDRFLARSHLVEVTHVPDELINGSIWDNLSKDVFSKFMVNQQTETIYRNKMMLWRYLYVYIKTAFPKYGLFLVGSTMNGFGSDNSDVDMCLLVRHTEMDQRNEAIGHLEQILKCLRRCEFIEQLELIQAKVPILKFHDSIQNLEVDLNCNNAVGIRNTHLLYCYSRIDWRVRPLVLVVKLWAQSQDINDAKNMTISSYSLVLMVIHFLQCMYLCVHTYVVLIHQFYHVCILSTKVNFHRTRTYIV, encoded by the exons ATGTATCACACTATGTATCCACCACAAATAATGGTGCAGATAATGGGAGGCCAACAGGCAAATGGACAGTGTCCCCCAGTTCAAACACACACGATGCACACTCATGGTGCAAGTGCATTTCTTCAATCTGAATATTTAAAGTATCACTCAGATACCTGTGCACAAAATAGACACCAAATGATACAG ACAGGATCTTGTCCAGTGGAATTACTGCAATTGATGGGTGTTGAAATACCTTCTCTAAGGCGTATAGATTATATACAATCAAATAATGGAATGTCTCCTGGACAGTGGCAAAGACGGGTGAATACATCAAATAATACACCTATTATACCCTCTCCACATCTTACTTTTAGGCCAAATAATAATGGTTTAGTAAAAAAATCAAGTTGGTATAACAAAATCAGCAAAAGAAATTCGTTTAGAGAATCATTTGCAAAGAATGAAAAGTATGGCAGTGATAGTGGTTTCAGTTCTCGATCTCCAACACCAAACAAGTATCACATTGATAGTAGTCAAACAGAAAGCTCAGATGAGCGAGATTCTGTAATTTCTTCAGTTGAACAAAGTATGAA AACATTATTTTGTAGAAAGTCACATAAAATACATTCAAGTAATATTACAAACAATAGAATAATGCAATAtggtatattttcaaatacttccACAAATCAATATTACCAACATCAAAAACCTGTTAATTATTATCCTGCTGCAATGTCAACATCTAGAATTCAAGTGCAAACTTATCAGAATAAGAGAAGATATCATTCAG GAAGGAATAGTCCACCTCCACAAAGATTgcaaagaaatagaaaatatatggGGTTATTGGCACCAAATTATAACACATTTCCTAGGTATGGAATTGCACCAGATCGATTCCTTGCTAGGTCACATTTAGTTGAAGTAACTCATGTACCGGATGAGTTGATTAATGGTTCAATTTGGGATAATTTATCGAAAGatgttttttcaaaatttatggtCAATCAACAAACTGAAACCATCTACAGAAATAAAATGATGCTTTGGAGATATCTTTATGTTTACATCAAG ACTGCATTTCCAAAATATGGATTGTTTCTGGTTGGATCTACAATGAATGGTTTTGGATCTGATAACAGTGACGTTGACATGTGTCTTTTAGTGAGGCATACAGAAATGGATCAAAGAAATGAAGCTATTGGACATTtagaacaaatattaaaatgtcttAGAAGATGTG AATTTATAGAACAACTGGAACTCATACAAGCAAAAGTACCAATCCTAAAGTTCCATGATTCTATACAAAATTTGGAAGTCGACTTAAATTGTAACAATGCTGTTGGTATTCGAAATACTCATTTGTTGTATTGCTATTCTCGAA TTGACTGGAGAGTGAGACCGTTGGTACTGGTAGTTAAACTTTGGGCTCAATCTCAAGATATTAACGATGCCAAGAACATGACAATATCTAGTTATTCGTTAGTTCTGATGGTTATCCATTTTTTGCAGTGTATGTATCTTTGTGTGCATACCTAT GTGGTGTTAATCCACCAGTTCTACCATGTTTGCATTCTCTCTACGAAGGTAAATTTTCACCGCACACGGACATACATTGTATAG
- the LOC100877496 gene encoding poly(A) RNA polymerase gld-2 homolog A isoform X4 — protein sequence MIMGGQQANGQCPPVQTHTMHTHGASAFLQSEYLKYHSDTCAQNRHQMIQTGSCPVELLQLMGVEIPSLRRIDYIQSNNGMSPGQWQRRVNTSNNTPIIPSPHLTFRPNNNGLVKKSSWYNKISKRNSFRESFAKNEKYGSDSGFSSRSPTPNKYHIDSSQTESSDERDSVISSVEQSMKTLFCRKSHKIHSSNITNNRIMQYGIFSNTSTNQYYQHQKPVNYYPAAMSTSRIQVQTYQNKRRYHSGRNSPPPQRLQRNRKYMGLLAPNYNTFPRYGIAPDRFLARSHLVEVTHVPDELINGSIWDNLSKDVFSKFMVNQQTETIYRNKMMLWRYLYVYIKTAFPKYGLFLVGSTMNGFGSDNSDVDMCLLVRHTEMDQRNEAIGHLEQILKCLRRCEFIEQLELIQAKVPILKFHDSIQNLEVDLNCNNAVGIRNTHLLYCYSRIDWRVRPLVLVVKLWAQSQDINDAKNMTISSYSLVLMVIHFLQCGVNPPVLPCLHSLYEGKFSPHTDIHCIDIQEELDIPASVLRPKNRQSLGELFVEFFRYYVMFDFNQYAISIRLASKIPIEECRRARSYKNDPHQWKYLCIEEPFDLTNTARSVYDPDVFARIKQVFDCTYQNLKEYHDLSRIFVKMNSTSSYIVT from the exons ATG ATAATGGGAGGCCAACAGGCAAATGGACAGTGTCCCCCAGTTCAAACACACACGATGCACACTCATGGTGCAAGTGCATTTCTTCAATCTGAATATTTAAAGTATCACTCAGATACCTGTGCACAAAATAGACACCAAATGATACAG ACAGGATCTTGTCCAGTGGAATTACTGCAATTGATGGGTGTTGAAATACCTTCTCTAAGGCGTATAGATTATATACAATCAAATAATGGAATGTCTCCTGGACAGTGGCAAAGACGGGTGAATACATCAAATAATACACCTATTATACCCTCTCCACATCTTACTTTTAGGCCAAATAATAATGGTTTAGTAAAAAAATCAAGTTGGTATAACAAAATCAGCAAAAGAAATTCGTTTAGAGAATCATTTGCAAAGAATGAAAAGTATGGCAGTGATAGTGGTTTCAGTTCTCGATCTCCAACACCAAACAAGTATCACATTGATAGTAGTCAAACAGAAAGCTCAGATGAGCGAGATTCTGTAATTTCTTCAGTTGAACAAAGTATGAA AACATTATTTTGTAGAAAGTCACATAAAATACATTCAAGTAATATTACAAACAATAGAATAATGCAATAtggtatattttcaaatacttccACAAATCAATATTACCAACATCAAAAACCTGTTAATTATTATCCTGCTGCAATGTCAACATCTAGAATTCAAGTGCAAACTTATCAGAATAAGAGAAGATATCATTCAG GAAGGAATAGTCCACCTCCACAAAGATTgcaaagaaatagaaaatatatggGGTTATTGGCACCAAATTATAACACATTTCCTAGGTATGGAATTGCACCAGATCGATTCCTTGCTAGGTCACATTTAGTTGAAGTAACTCATGTACCGGATGAGTTGATTAATGGTTCAATTTGGGATAATTTATCGAAAGatgttttttcaaaatttatggtCAATCAACAAACTGAAACCATCTACAGAAATAAAATGATGCTTTGGAGATATCTTTATGTTTACATCAAG ACTGCATTTCCAAAATATGGATTGTTTCTGGTTGGATCTACAATGAATGGTTTTGGATCTGATAACAGTGACGTTGACATGTGTCTTTTAGTGAGGCATACAGAAATGGATCAAAGAAATGAAGCTATTGGACATTtagaacaaatattaaaatgtcttAGAAGATGTG AATTTATAGAACAACTGGAACTCATACAAGCAAAAGTACCAATCCTAAAGTTCCATGATTCTATACAAAATTTGGAAGTCGACTTAAATTGTAACAATGCTGTTGGTATTCGAAATACTCATTTGTTGTATTGCTATTCTCGAA TTGACTGGAGAGTGAGACCGTTGGTACTGGTAGTTAAACTTTGGGCTCAATCTCAAGATATTAACGATGCCAAGAACATGACAATATCTAGTTATTCGTTAGTTCTGATGGTTATCCATTTTTTGCAGT GTGGTGTTAATCCACCAGTTCTACCATGTTTGCATTCTCTCTACGAAGGTAAATTTTCACCGCACACGGACATACATTGTATAGATATCCAAGAAGAGTTAGACATTCCTGCCTCCGTACTTCGTCCTAAAAATCGACAATCATTAGGGGAGCTCTTCGTTGAATTTTTTCGATATTACGTGATGTTTGA TTTCAATCAGTACGCAATATCGATACGTTTGGCTAGTAAAATACCGATAGAGGAGTGTCGAAGAGCACGGTCTTATAAGAATGATCCCCATCAGTGGAAGTATTTATGCATCGAAG AACCGTTTGATTTAACCAACACTGCTAGATCAGTTTACGATCCAGACGTCTTTGCGAGAATCAAGCAGGTATTTGATTGTACATACCAAAACTTGAAAGAATATCACGACTTATCCAGGATATTTGTCAAGATGAATTCAACATCATCGTACATCGTGACGTAA
- the LOC100877496 gene encoding poly(A) RNA polymerase gld-2 homolog A isoform X2, with translation MYHTMYPPQIMVQIMGGQQANGQCPPVQTHTMHTHGASAFLQSEYLKYHSDTCAQNRHQMIQTGSCPVELLQLMGVEIPSLRRIDYIQSNNGMSPGQWQRRVNTSNNTPIIPSPHLTFRPNNNGLVKKSSWYNKISKRNSFRESFAKNEKYGSDSGFSSRSPTPNKYHIDSSQTESSDERDSVISSVEQSMKKSHKIHSSNITNNRIMQYGIFSNTSTNQYYQHQKPVNYYPAAMSTSRIQVQTYQNKRRYHSGRNSPPPQRLQRNRKYMGLLAPNYNTFPRYGIAPDRFLARSHLVEVTHVPDELINGSIWDNLSKDVFSKFMVNQQTETIYRNKMMLWRYLYVYIKTAFPKYGLFLVGSTMNGFGSDNSDVDMCLLVRHTEMDQRNEAIGHLEQILKCLRRCEFIEQLELIQAKVPILKFHDSIQNLEVDLNCNNAVGIRNTHLLYCYSRIDWRVRPLVLVVKLWAQSQDINDAKNMTISSYSLVLMVIHFLQCGVNPPVLPCLHSLYEGKFSPHTDIHCIDIQEELDIPASVLRPKNRQSLGELFVEFFRYYVMFDFNQYAISIRLASKIPIEECRRARSYKNDPHQWKYLCIEEPFDLTNTARSVYDPDVFARIKQVFDCTYQNLKEYHDLSRIFVKMNSTSSYIVT, from the exons ATGTATCACACTATGTATCCACCACAAATAATGGTGCAGATAATGGGAGGCCAACAGGCAAATGGACAGTGTCCCCCAGTTCAAACACACACGATGCACACTCATGGTGCAAGTGCATTTCTTCAATCTGAATATTTAAAGTATCACTCAGATACCTGTGCACAAAATAGACACCAAATGATACAG ACAGGATCTTGTCCAGTGGAATTACTGCAATTGATGGGTGTTGAAATACCTTCTCTAAGGCGTATAGATTATATACAATCAAATAATGGAATGTCTCCTGGACAGTGGCAAAGACGGGTGAATACATCAAATAATACACCTATTATACCCTCTCCACATCTTACTTTTAGGCCAAATAATAATGGTTTAGTAAAAAAATCAAGTTGGTATAACAAAATCAGCAAAAGAAATTCGTTTAGAGAATCATTTGCAAAGAATGAAAAGTATGGCAGTGATAGTGGTTTCAGTTCTCGATCTCCAACACCAAACAAGTATCACATTGATAGTAGTCAAACAGAAAGCTCAGATGAGCGAGATTCTGTAATTTCTTCAGTTGAACAAAGTATGAA AAAGTCACATAAAATACATTCAAGTAATATTACAAACAATAGAATAATGCAATAtggtatattttcaaatacttccACAAATCAATATTACCAACATCAAAAACCTGTTAATTATTATCCTGCTGCAATGTCAACATCTAGAATTCAAGTGCAAACTTATCAGAATAAGAGAAGATATCATTCAG GAAGGAATAGTCCACCTCCACAAAGATTgcaaagaaatagaaaatatatggGGTTATTGGCACCAAATTATAACACATTTCCTAGGTATGGAATTGCACCAGATCGATTCCTTGCTAGGTCACATTTAGTTGAAGTAACTCATGTACCGGATGAGTTGATTAATGGTTCAATTTGGGATAATTTATCGAAAGatgttttttcaaaatttatggtCAATCAACAAACTGAAACCATCTACAGAAATAAAATGATGCTTTGGAGATATCTTTATGTTTACATCAAG ACTGCATTTCCAAAATATGGATTGTTTCTGGTTGGATCTACAATGAATGGTTTTGGATCTGATAACAGTGACGTTGACATGTGTCTTTTAGTGAGGCATACAGAAATGGATCAAAGAAATGAAGCTATTGGACATTtagaacaaatattaaaatgtcttAGAAGATGTG AATTTATAGAACAACTGGAACTCATACAAGCAAAAGTACCAATCCTAAAGTTCCATGATTCTATACAAAATTTGGAAGTCGACTTAAATTGTAACAATGCTGTTGGTATTCGAAATACTCATTTGTTGTATTGCTATTCTCGAA TTGACTGGAGAGTGAGACCGTTGGTACTGGTAGTTAAACTTTGGGCTCAATCTCAAGATATTAACGATGCCAAGAACATGACAATATCTAGTTATTCGTTAGTTCTGATGGTTATCCATTTTTTGCAGT GTGGTGTTAATCCACCAGTTCTACCATGTTTGCATTCTCTCTACGAAGGTAAATTTTCACCGCACACGGACATACATTGTATAGATATCCAAGAAGAGTTAGACATTCCTGCCTCCGTACTTCGTCCTAAAAATCGACAATCATTAGGGGAGCTCTTCGTTGAATTTTTTCGATATTACGTGATGTTTGA TTTCAATCAGTACGCAATATCGATACGTTTGGCTAGTAAAATACCGATAGAGGAGTGTCGAAGAGCACGGTCTTATAAGAATGATCCCCATCAGTGGAAGTATTTATGCATCGAAG AACCGTTTGATTTAACCAACACTGCTAGATCAGTTTACGATCCAGACGTCTTTGCGAGAATCAAGCAGGTATTTGATTGTACATACCAAAACTTGAAAGAATATCACGACTTATCCAGGATATTTGTCAAGATGAATTCAACATCATCGTACATCGTGACGTAA